A portion of the Deinococcus peraridilitoris DSM 19664 genome contains these proteins:
- the murJ gene encoding murein biosynthesis integral membrane protein MurJ — translation MNAPTEKTAALSRSALRNTLIVMAGTLGSRLSGVVRQQIINLFDDRLVDAFSAASRVPNLFRELLAEGALVNSFIPVYKSLDAGERRQLARTFTGVLIAINLLVVALGIFAAPWIVQGVLLASNSNIDAELAIYITRLVMPFLLLISLSSIAMGLLNADEHFRESSFAPIAFNIASITMLLLLPKTATWLGIGWTVGGLAQFLVQLPALRRFGLLPTPRLRVNPALLRVLIQMAPFALTTSARQFLNVFVTRFLSNAALFPAGTAAGYMNAEAMFTMANGLFVVSPALALFPRFAQLRAEGDWDAFRRLTLSLLRTVTFLAAPIGALLVVLAPYALSVFNLRSGFSPTRFVAGSEILAGWGLALLPWAINTVLLRTFYARERTREAVTISAISFCLEVGLYSLLTPRLGLYGFGVSTTIMGVLTGAALITLYQRQLGFPLRELGRHLLRVIPLAAVAGLVAWAVTLMLPDPGRFVPGVLGFAVASACGLAAYLALAVLLRMNEVGALMRRLKR, via the coding sequence ATGAACGCACCCACCGAAAAGACGGCCGCGCTTTCTCGCAGCGCCCTGCGCAACACCCTGATCGTGATGGCCGGAACCCTCGGCTCGCGGCTCTCGGGCGTGGTGCGCCAGCAGATCATCAACCTCTTCGACGACCGGCTTGTCGATGCCTTCAGTGCGGCATCGCGGGTTCCCAACCTCTTTCGTGAGCTGCTGGCGGAAGGGGCGCTCGTCAACTCCTTCATTCCGGTATACAAGAGCCTCGATGCAGGAGAACGCCGGCAGCTCGCCCGGACGTTCACCGGCGTGCTGATCGCCATCAATTTGCTGGTGGTCGCGCTGGGCATTTTCGCGGCGCCCTGGATCGTGCAGGGGGTGCTGCTGGCGAGCAACTCGAACATCGACGCGGAGCTGGCCATCTACATCACCCGGCTGGTGATGCCCTTTCTGCTGCTGATCAGCCTGTCGAGCATCGCGATGGGGCTGCTGAACGCCGATGAGCACTTTCGTGAATCAAGCTTCGCACCGATCGCCTTCAACATTGCCTCGATCACCATGTTGCTGCTGCTGCCCAAAACGGCCACCTGGCTTGGTATCGGTTGGACGGTCGGCGGGCTGGCGCAGTTCCTGGTTCAGCTGCCCGCACTGCGCCGCTTTGGCCTGCTTCCCACGCCGCGCCTGCGCGTCAATCCGGCACTGCTGCGTGTACTGATACAGATGGCGCCGTTTGCATTGACCACGTCGGCGCGCCAGTTCCTGAACGTCTTCGTGACCCGCTTTCTGTCCAACGCCGCCTTGTTTCCCGCCGGGACGGCTGCCGGCTATATGAACGCGGAAGCGATGTTTACCATGGCCAACGGGCTTTTCGTGGTGTCGCCCGCGCTGGCGCTGTTCCCCCGTTTCGCGCAATTGCGGGCTGAGGGCGATTGGGACGCCTTTCGACGCCTGACCCTCAGCCTGCTGCGCACCGTGACCTTCCTGGCCGCACCCATTGGTGCGTTGCTGGTGGTACTCGCGCCTTACGCGTTGAGTGTGTTCAACCTGCGAAGCGGATTTTCGCCGACCCGCTTTGTGGCGGGCAGTGAGATTCTGGCCGGTTGGGGGCTGGCGCTGCTGCCCTGGGCCATCAACACCGTGCTGCTGCGGACCTTTTATGCGCGTGAGCGCACCCGCGAGGCAGTCACCATTTCTGCGATCTCGTTTTGTCTGGAAGTCGGCTTGTACTCGCTGCTCACTCCCCGGCTGGGCCTGTACGGTTTCGGTGTGTCGACCACCATCATGGGCGTGCTGACGGGCGCGGCGCTGATCACGCTCTATCAGCGCCAGCTGGGTTTTCCGCTGCGCGAGCTGGGCAGGCACCTGCTGCGCGTGATTCCGTTGGCCGCCGTGGCGGGTCTGGTGGCGTGGGCGGTCACGCTGATGCTGCCCGATCCGGGCCGCTTCGTGCCGGGAGTCCTGGGCTTCGCGGTGGCGAGTGCGTGCGGGCTGGCAGCGTACCTCGCGCTGGCCGTACTGCTCAGGATGAACGAGGTTGGTGCCCTGATGCGGCGTCTGAAACGCTGA